The genomic stretch CGCTGTACTCGGTGTTCTCGCTGGTCAGGTATAAAGGGCGGGTAGACGTTGGCGGTTGTGACCGTGGGGAGGGGAGCCGAGTGGTCCGCAGTCTCGCGCGGTCGCGTGCGCTCGCCCCGCTGCTGCTTCTGCTGCTGCCGGTCCTGTTGCTCGACGCCGGCAATCTGACCGCGACCGTGGCGCTGGCCGCGACCGCCGCCGCCGGTTCCGCGCTCACCCTCTGCTCCCTCCTCGCCGCCCGCAGCGCACCCGCCGTCCCGCCCACCCGGGTGCGCACGGCGATCCGCGACCGGGCCCGGCGTACGGCGTTCCTGCCCCAGCGCGATCCCGACGCGCCCGGCCGCCGCAGGCCCAGGGCACCCGGACACGTCCTTCCGGCGACCGCCGCGTAGGGCACGTCTCAGTTCTTCCGTACGCGTGACCCCGCGCGGGTCGTCCTGCCGTTCTGCTCATCTCCGGCACGACGAGACCCCCGGAGGGCTCATCACCCATGTCCGTCTTCTCTCTCTTCTCCCTCTTCGCCCACCTGGTCGAGCATCTCGCCGACCTGCTCCAGCCGCTCTTCCACGCCTCCGCGGCCGCCGCCGCGATCGTCCTGTTCACCGCGCTCGTACGACTCCTCGTCCATCCGCTGTCCCGCGCCGCCGCCCGCGGCCAGCGTGCCCGCGCCGCACTCCAGCCGAAGATTGCCGAGCTGCGCGAGAAGCACGCCAAGGACCCGCAGCGGCT from Streptomyces roseochromogenus subsp. oscitans DS 12.976 encodes the following:
- a CDS encoding DUF6412 domain-containing protein — its product is MVRSLARSRALAPLLLLLLPVLLLDAGNLTATVALAATAAAGSALTLCSLLAARSAPAVPPTRVRTAIRDRARRTAFLPQRDPDAPGRRRPRAPGHVLPATAA